In one window of Blattabacterium sp. (Cryptocercus punctulatus) str. Cpu DNA:
- a CDS encoding pitrilysin family protein has protein sequence MFNSNPLKANHEATKIRFFEETLINGLHIIFHQDNTNPLVSVSVLYHVGTKNEFPGKSGFAHFFEHLMFEGSKNIKKGDFFKYIASNGGKNNAYTNHDETCYYEILPSDRLPLALWLESERMLHAKIDEESINIQREVVKEEKKMQIENQPYAKAISEIIPSLLFKKHPYKYPIIGFEKDLNTATKKDYKKFYETYYVPNNATLVVTGDFEMNEARNLVHRYFSSIPKGKIDFNMKKIEEEPIKKEIFFTYVDKNTKVPGVFLSYRLPKMIDKDTYVLKIIDHVLSSGESSRIMKNVINKKQLASYAGSFLDSMEDYGIFIIYGLINPKITLDQLTKVIDEEIENLKKKGITQYELNKQKNFFEKKFLFDNYSMSGIASNLSHYFLYYKNTNLINTDIEKYRKISVEDIKIVANKYLNKNCRVRLYNVPIS, from the coding sequence ATGTTCAATTCTAATCCTTTGAAAGCAAATCACGAAGCTACGAAAATTAGATTTTTTGAAGAAACACTGATAAATGGACTACATATAATCTTCCACCAAGATAATACAAATCCATTGGTTTCTGTTTCAGTTTTATATCATGTAGGGACTAAAAATGAATTTCCTGGAAAATCTGGATTTGCTCATTTTTTTGAACATCTTATGTTTGAGGGATCTAAAAATATTAAAAAAGGAGATTTTTTTAAATATATAGCTTCTAATGGTGGAAAAAATAATGCTTATACCAATCATGATGAAACTTGTTATTACGAAATTCTACCCTCAGATCGTTTACCATTAGCTTTATGGTTGGAATCTGAAAGGATGCTTCATGCAAAAATAGATGAGGAAAGTATTAATATTCAAAGAGAAGTAGTAAAAGAAGAAAAAAAAATGCAAATCGAAAATCAACCATATGCTAAAGCTATTTCCGAAATTATACCTTCTTTATTATTTAAAAAACACCCCTATAAATATCCTATTATTGGTTTTGAAAAAGATTTAAATACGGCAACAAAAAAAGATTACAAAAAATTTTATGAAACTTATTATGTTCCAAATAATGCTACGTTGGTTGTTACTGGGGATTTTGAAATGAATGAAGCAAGGAATCTTGTTCATAGATATTTTTCTTCTATTCCTAAAGGAAAAATAGATTTTAATATGAAAAAAATAGAAGAAGAGCCCATTAAAAAAGAGATTTTTTTTACATATGTAGATAAAAATACTAAAGTTCCTGGAGTTTTTTTATCATATAGATTGCCAAAAATGATTGATAAAGATACTTACGTATTAAAAATTATAGATCATGTTCTTTCTTCTGGAGAAAGTTCACGTATAATGAAAAATGTAATCAATAAAAAACAATTAGCTTCTTATGCTGGATCTTTTTTAGATTCTATGGAAGATTATGGTATTTTTATTATATATGGATTAATCAATCCAAAAATAACTTTAGATCAATTAACTAAAGTTATAGATGAGGAAATAGAAAATTTGAAAAAAAAAGGGATTACACAGTATGAATTAAATAAACAAAAAAATTTTTTTGAAAAAAAATTTCTTTTTGATAATTATTCTATGAGTGGAATAGCATCAAATTTATCCCACTATTTTTTATATTATAAAAATACAAATTTAATTAATACAGATATAGAAAAATATCGTAAAATATCTGTAGAAGATATTAAGATTGTTGCTAATAAATATTTAAATAAAAATTGTAGAGTACGTTTATATAATGTTCCAATTAGTTAA
- a CDS encoding c-type cytochrome has protein sequence MKNFLFSIFFSFSTFIFIIEAKNIEGDFENGKKIFKQNCTSCHSLDLEKKMIGPALYGVTEKRNREWLHKWIIDNKSLRNSGDIDAISIYKEYGNVEMNSFNQLSEQQIDDILYFIKKSKKQENQQKKENQQEFYNNLELEKNQFLIKIIFFGLFIFSIILLWILYKIYILTHLLSNDFLFTKKNKKNFWILTYLFLYRFLGDKKKNWYFLSSFIGFFFILGIYGIWTFLMQIDVNKGYKPDQPIYFSHKIHSGINGIDCQYCHNSAKYSKVSGIPSANICMNCHITINEYKGDYIEKGKSREEYNKEIQKIYHSVGWDPEVRKYSKKTHPIQWIRIHNMPDFVYFDHSQHIITGEKMIKKSKKVDLSCNACHGKVQNMDQVEMANNFTMEWCISCHKKTEIDTENQYYKEYFPDFIKQKKEKKITVDMIGGLECAKCHY, from the coding sequence ATGAAAAATTTTTTATTTTCTATTTTTTTTTCATTTTCTACTTTTATATTTATAATTGAAGCAAAAAATATAGAAGGAGATTTCGAAAATGGGAAAAAAATTTTTAAACAAAATTGCACATCCTGTCATTCCTTAGATTTAGAAAAAAAAATGATAGGACCAGCTTTATATGGTGTAACAGAAAAAAGAAATAGAGAATGGCTACATAAATGGATAATTGACAACAAATCATTAAGGAATAGTGGAGATATAGATGCTATTTCTATTTATAAAGAATATGGGAACGTAGAAATGAACTCATTTAATCAATTATCTGAACAACAAATAGACGATATATTATACTTTATTAAAAAATCAAAAAAACAAGAAAATCAACAAAAAAAAGAAAATCAACAAGAATTTTATAATAATCTAGAACTAGAAAAAAATCAATTTCTAATAAAAATTATTTTTTTTGGTCTTTTTATTTTCTCTATAATTTTACTTTGGATTCTATATAAAATTTATATTTTAACTCATTTACTAAGTAATGATTTTCTTTTTACAAAAAAAAATAAAAAAAATTTTTGGATATTAACCTATTTATTTTTATATAGATTTTTAGGAGATAAAAAAAAAAATTGGTATTTTCTTTCTTCGTTTATAGGATTTTTTTTTATATTAGGAATATATGGAATATGGACTTTTTTAATGCAAATAGATGTTAATAAAGGATATAAACCTGACCAACCCATTTACTTTTCTCATAAAATTCATTCTGGAATAAATGGAATTGATTGTCAATATTGTCATAACTCCGCAAAATATAGCAAAGTATCTGGTATCCCTTCGGCTAATATTTGTATGAATTGTCATATTACTATCAACGAATATAAAGGAGATTATATAGAAAAAGGAAAAAGTAGAGAAGAATACAATAAAGAAATACAAAAAATATATCATTCAGTAGGTTGGGATCCAGAAGTAAGAAAATATTCTAAAAAGACTCATCCAATTCAATGGATACGTATACACAATATGCCTGATTTTGTATATTTCGATCATTCTCAACATATAATTACCGGGGAAAAAATGATAAAAAAATCAAAAAAAGTAGATTTATCATGTAATGCATGTCATGGAAAAGTTCAAAATATGGATCAAGTAGAAATGGCCAATAATTTTACGATGGAATGGTGTATTTCATGTCATAAAAAAACAGAAATAGATACTGAAAATCAATATTATAAAGAATATTTTCCCGATTTTATAAAACAAAAAAAAGAAAAAAAAATAACAGTAGATATGATTGGTGGGTTAGAATGTGCTAAATGTCATTATTGA
- a CDS encoding DUF3341 domain-containing protein, with product MNQSEFNIHALYDNDDLMINSIKILIKKKITIYEVYTPFPVHNLDKLLELKKTNLSFLSFLYGFFGFFLASILTWYTMIYDWPQNIGGKPAFSWVRNLPAFIPVIFEFSIFFSAHFMCITYLIQCKLFPGSYPKNPDPRTTDNLFLIEINTKNNVKKLLNLLKKNGAMEVNVKRIV from the coding sequence ATGAATCAATCCGAATTTAATATTCATGCATTATATGATAATGATGATTTAATGATCAATAGTATAAAAATTCTTATAAAAAAAAAGATAACTATATATGAAGTATATACTCCATTTCCAGTTCATAATTTAGATAAATTACTTGAATTAAAAAAAACTAATTTATCCTTTTTATCCTTTTTATATGGATTTTTTGGATTTTTTTTGGCAAGTATACTTACTTGGTATACCATGATTTATGATTGGCCTCAGAATATTGGAGGAAAACCTGCTTTTTCTTGGGTTAGAAACCTACCTGCTTTTATTCCTGTAATATTTGAATTTTCAATTTTTTTTTCTGCACATTTTATGTGTATTACTTATCTTATCCAATGTAAATTATTTCCAGGATCTTATCCAAAAAATCCAGATCCAAGAACTACTGATAATCTATTTTTAATAGAAATTAATACAAAAAATAATGTTAAAAAATTATTGAATTTATTAAAAAAAAATGGAGCTATGGAAGTAAACGTAAAAAGAATAGTTTAA
- a CDS encoding TrkH family potassium uptake protein: MIQINFRKLLPFLTPIIFLYIIISLGWKTSINTFINVVILIVMMLILSFFHFFILFEKKLDKGYQSMIFLSFFVFIPSILFSMGKFFFFSHETITDVRGVLLTSLTIYILIRITYFMRKIYVKINNPIFIFITSFVFLSFLGSLFLMLPSSTVKKISFIDALFTSTSAVCVTGLGVLDTSKDFTYLGKIIILTLIELGGLGILTVTSFFSYFFRDGFSFREGVYISNFLNTKTTNNVLFLAVKVVLLTLIVEIVGTLLIYLSIKNERSIIEYDSPLFFSIFHSISAFCNGGFSTLNRGFYSESVRFNYLFQFIIACLLILGGIGFNILFNFFTYIWLTLKKYFYKIFKDEYFRCPVHIFTLNTKIVLFTTFSLLFFGTIFYYISEYHYSLSEHSSIFGKWIISFFSSATSRTAGFQVLNMEKWTPLTILFTIFLMWIGASPASTGGGIKTSTFALALMNIISLSIGKDRLEIQKKEISSKSVRLAFAIIILSLIIIYISIFIILFLDPKKDILSISFEAFSAFSTVGLSLGITPNLSNGSKLVLITLMLLGRIGVFNIMIGLLKRNRINSSYYYQYPQGNILIN, from the coding sequence ATGATCCAAATTAATTTCCGAAAATTATTACCGTTTTTAACTCCAATTATATTTTTATATATAATTATTTCTTTAGGATGGAAAACTTCTATAAATACTTTTATTAATGTAGTAATACTTATTGTAATGATGTTAATATTAAGTTTTTTTCATTTTTTTATCCTTTTTGAAAAAAAATTAGATAAAGGATATCAATCTATGATATTCTTATCTTTTTTCGTTTTTATTCCCTCTATACTATTTTCTATGGGAAAATTTTTTTTTTTTAGTCACGAAACAATTACAGATGTAAGAGGGGTTTTATTAACGAGTTTAACTATATATATATTAATTCGCATTACCTATTTTATGCGAAAAATATACGTAAAAATTAATAATCCTATTTTTATTTTTATTACTAGTTTTGTGTTTTTATCTTTTTTAGGATCATTATTTCTAATGTTACCATCATCAACCGTTAAAAAAATATCATTTATAGATGCATTATTTACTTCTACTAGTGCTGTATGTGTTACTGGATTAGGGGTATTAGATACTTCTAAAGATTTTACTTATTTAGGAAAAATTATTATTCTAACTTTGATAGAACTTGGAGGATTGGGGATTTTAACCGTAACTTCTTTTTTTAGTTATTTTTTTAGGGATGGTTTTTCTTTTAGAGAGGGTGTCTATATAAGCAATTTTTTGAATACAAAGACTACAAATAACGTTCTTTTTTTAGCTGTAAAAGTAGTTTTACTTACTTTAATAGTAGAAATAGTAGGAACTTTATTAATCTATTTGTCTATTAAGAACGAAAGGAGTATTATAGAATATGATAGTCCTTTATTTTTTTCTATTTTTCATTCTATATCTGCTTTTTGTAATGGAGGTTTTTCTACTCTTAATAGAGGTTTTTATTCAGAATCTGTAAGATTTAATTATTTATTCCAATTTATTATTGCATGTTTATTAATATTGGGAGGAATAGGTTTTAATATTTTATTTAATTTTTTTACATATATATGGTTAACGTTAAAAAAATATTTTTACAAAATTTTTAAAGATGAATATTTTAGATGTCCTGTACATATTTTTACTTTAAATACAAAAATTGTTTTATTTACAACTTTTTCTTTACTTTTTTTTGGAACTATTTTTTATTATATAAGCGAATATCATTATTCACTTTCTGAACATTCTTCTATTTTTGGAAAGTGGATTATTTCATTTTTTTCTTCTGCTACATCTAGAACAGCTGGATTTCAAGTATTAAATATGGAAAAATGGACACCCTTAACTATCTTATTTACTATTTTTTTGATGTGGATTGGTGCATCTCCTGCTTCTACAGGTGGAGGAATTAAGACAAGTACTTTTGCATTAGCATTAATGAATATTATCTCTTTATCTATAGGAAAAGATAGATTAGAAATTCAAAAAAAAGAAATTTCTTCAAAATCTGTTAGACTTGCTTTTGCCATTATAATATTATCTCTCATTATCATATATATAAGTATTTTTATTATTCTTTTTTTAGATCCAAAAAAAGATATTTTATCCATTTCTTTTGAAGCTTTTTCGGCTTTTTCAACAGTAGGATTATCTTTAGGAATTACTCCTAATTTATCCAATGGTAGTAAGTTAGTTTTAATTACTTTGATGTTATTAGGAAGAATAGGCGTTTTTAATATTATGATAGGATTATTAAAAAGAAATAGAATAAATTCTTCTTATTATTATCAATATCCTCAAGGAAATATTCTAATCAATTAA
- the nrfD gene encoding NrfD/PsrC family molybdoenzyme membrane anchor subunit, whose product MLTNHESTSIRKPLIIGNKTFQNITEDILNPIERKVGTLWWISFFISILAFFWGLGCIFYTLNTGIGVWGLNRTINWAWDITNFVWWVGIGHAGTLISAVLLLFRQKWRLSINRSAEAMTIFAVIQAGLFPIIHMGRPWNAHWVLPIPNQFGSLWPNFNSPLLWDVFAISTYFSVSTVFWFMGLIPDFAMIRDRVKNPIKKKIYGILSFGWGGRSKDWKRFEEISLVLAGLCTPLVFSVHTIVSFDFSTSVIKGWHSTIFPPYFVAGAIFSGFAMVQTLLGVARKVLSLENYITRNHIEYMNMIILLTGGIVTLAYISEFILAWYSNNPFEKFIYFSVKAATGPFWWAFWILIICNVLIPQFLWIKSIRRSFFWSYIIAIIINIGMWFERFDIIVLNLSHDYLPSSWTGFIPTFVDVGIFIGTIGFFFVLYLLYIRVFPVISQSELKTILKSSKTSINITKK is encoded by the coding sequence ATGCTAACTAATCATGAATCCACTTCTATACGAAAACCATTAATTATTGGAAATAAAACATTTCAAAATATTACTGAAGATATATTGAATCCTATAGAAAGAAAAGTTGGAACATTATGGTGGATTTCTTTTTTTATTTCAATTTTAGCTTTTTTTTGGGGATTAGGATGTATTTTTTACACTTTAAATACAGGAATAGGAGTATGGGGATTAAATAGAACCATTAATTGGGCTTGGGATATTACCAATTTTGTTTGGTGGGTAGGTATTGGTCATGCAGGAACTTTAATTTCCGCAGTTTTGTTATTATTTCGTCAAAAATGGCGTTTATCTATTAATAGATCAGCTGAAGCTATGACAATATTTGCGGTAATCCAAGCTGGATTATTTCCTATTATTCATATGGGAAGACCATGGAATGCACATTGGGTATTACCTATTCCTAATCAATTTGGAAGTTTATGGCCTAATTTTAACTCTCCACTTTTATGGGATGTATTTGCTATTAGTACTTATTTTTCCGTTTCTACTGTTTTTTGGTTTATGGGATTAATTCCTGATTTTGCAATGATACGAGATAGAGTAAAAAATCCTATAAAAAAAAAAATCTACGGTATTCTGAGTTTTGGATGGGGAGGAAGATCAAAAGATTGGAAAAGATTTGAAGAAATTTCTTTAGTTTTAGCAGGTCTTTGCACTCCATTAGTTTTTTCTGTACATACCATTGTTTCTTTTGATTTTTCTACCTCTGTAATTAAGGGATGGCATAGTACTATTTTTCCTCCTTATTTTGTGGCAGGAGCTATATTTTCTGGTTTTGCTATGGTTCAAACTTTATTAGGTGTAGCGAGAAAAGTCCTATCTCTAGAAAATTATATTACAAGAAATCATATTGAATATATGAATATGATTATTTTATTAACAGGTGGAATAGTTACATTAGCATATATATCTGAATTCATTTTAGCATGGTATTCTAATAATCCCTTTGAAAAATTTATTTATTTTTCTGTAAAAGCTGCAACTGGACCATTTTGGTGGGCTTTTTGGATTTTAATTATTTGTAACGTTTTAATTCCACAATTTTTATGGATAAAATCAATACGTAGAAGTTTTTTTTGGTCTTATATAATAGCTATCATCATAAATATTGGAATGTGGTTTGAAAGATTTGATATCATTGTTTTAAATCTTAGTCATGATTATCTACCTTCATCATGGACAGGTTTTATTCCTACATTTGTTGATGTAGGAATTTTTATAGGAACTATTGGGTTCTTTTTTGTTCTTTATTTACTATATATACGTGTATTTCCAGTTATATCACAGTCAGAATTAAAAACAATATTAAAATCTTCTAAAACAAGTATAAATATTACAAAAAAATAA
- a CDS encoding cytochrome c codes for MNHKYFYIVLLFLFNVGLNSCWFDKSKPNRVYMPDMYYSDAYEPYSEPYPNYKKNVKKIKIPLFLKEKTSSLLPVKGTIPKNSYEFIFYKRKNKNKSKNNIKNGEKLYKINCSICHGDSGDGQGILVKNEKIFGIPNYKDRDLTIESVYNVITYGKNNMNSYASQLNERDRWQLSEYVMYLKKINR; via the coding sequence ATGAATCATAAATATTTTTATATTGTTTTACTTTTTTTATTTAATGTAGGATTAAATTCCTGTTGGTTTGATAAATCAAAGCCCAATAGAGTATATATGCCAGATATGTATTATTCGGATGCTTATGAACCTTATTCAGAACCATATCCTAATTATAAAAAAAATGTTAAAAAAATAAAAATTCCTCTTTTTTTAAAAGAAAAAACTTCCTCTCTTTTACCAGTAAAAGGAACTATTCCCAAAAATTCTTATGAATTTATTTTTTACAAAAGAAAAAATAAGAATAAATCCAAAAACAACATAAAAAATGGAGAAAAATTATATAAAATAAATTGTTCTATATGTCATGGAGATAGTGGAGATGGACAAGGAATTTTAGTCAAAAATGAAAAAATATTCGGTATTCCTAATTATAAAGATAGAGATCTGACTATTGAAAGTGTTTATAATGTTATTACTTATGGAAAAAATAATATGAATTCTTATGCTTCTCAATTAAATGAAAGGGATAGATGGCAATTATCAGAATATGTAATGTATCTAAAAAAAATAAATAGATAA
- a CDS encoding TrkA family potassium uptake protein — protein MKIIIIGLGNFGRSLALNLTDNGHEVFGVDHKMEKVDLLKDRIANVVCMDANNELAYKVLPIQQANLGIVAIGENEGSSIVTTAILKKYKNLRIVSRSLSTIHDTILEAMGINDVIHPEQDAAYRLTKQISFNYALDYFRVDNKHSIAEVFSPYSFSGKSVKSLKLTQKYSVSLITVIREIKNSISFNEKSKKKVIGLVTGDTILQKGDILTIFGSNKSIMNFLKDKLTNPD, from the coding sequence ATGAAAATTATAATTATTGGGTTAGGAAATTTTGGAAGATCTTTAGCACTTAATTTAACAGATAACGGACATGAAGTTTTTGGAGTAGATCACAAAATGGAAAAAGTTGACTTATTAAAAGATCGTATAGCTAATGTAGTTTGTATGGATGCTAATAATGAATTAGCTTATAAAGTATTGCCTATACAACAAGCTAATTTAGGAATTGTTGCTATTGGAGAAAATGAAGGGTCATCAATAGTAACAACGGCGATATTAAAAAAATATAAAAATCTTAGAATAGTCAGTAGATCTTTATCAACAATACATGATACTATATTAGAGGCTATGGGAATCAATGATGTAATTCACCCAGAACAAGATGCCGCTTATCGATTGACAAAACAAATATCTTTTAATTATGCTTTAGATTATTTTAGAGTAGATAATAAACATTCTATTGCAGAAGTTTTTTCTCCATATTCCTTTAGTGGAAAATCAGTTAAAAGTCTTAAACTAACACAAAAATATTCTGTTTCCTTAATTACTGTCATACGAGAAATTAAAAATTCTATTTCTTTCAATGAAAAATCTAAAAAAAAAGTGATAGGATTGGTTACTGGGGATACTATTTTACAAAAAGGAGATATATTGACAATTTTTGGATCTAATAAATCTATAATGAATTTTTTAAAAGATAAATTAACAAATCCTGATTAA
- a CDS encoding 4Fe-4S dicluster domain-containing protein — protein MMESNNKKKSMGSSHFEKNTLVQVFVKKNKTSRRDFLKWIGFSTASVTLAACKGPVIKSIPYIVKPDSITPGIPTYYASTMMDSFDIGSVLVKTREGRPIKIEPNLTSKYFNTTSVRIQSSLLSLYDEERLKNPFINGNKCSWKVIDNYVITHLKKISKIKKDIVIFSSSYPSYSTKKLIQDFTNTYPTTKWITYDAISYSVALDASEKIFGIRGFPLFDLSKTELIVSFDADFLGDWSPENLAKSYVNNKIPKKSMLKHIQIESNMTLSGANADIRISRKPSEINKILFKIYQKIFLEKKINENEDEEINKIAYLILEKGSKSVIFADGNLESYILSFLINQKIKSNALQKNKFILSKESNDKKLQKFIIDLEKEKIGAILIHNTNPIYSLPFSSKIKKFFKKIPITISFSMKRDETNETMNVLAPIPHWLESWGDTHPLTGFYTLIQPTIQSLFNTRQFQESLIIWGKIPEKNYYEYLKKIWEKKIIPQSNVSSFNEALFHGVVEKKENIKTNKLTYDYQKKIHEYGVKLINNEKKGKKNLELRLYTKISIGDGNQHDNPWIQEFPDPITRTTWENYLTISSYDAKKIGLKNWYTGNGSMNGNCVNLIKNHKILIKNIPVYIQPGQGIGSIGLSFGYGQKIGKLSKICQGKNAYKVYENFSLIQKNIQIKKVNKIHKFACFQVQNTTVGRNLVKETDLETFLKKSKKIWNEEEKILTHKGMLPPEKISLWEDKNNKKEKNGHHFNLSIDLNACIGCGACVIACHTENNVPVVGKEEIRKSRDMHWLRIDRYYSKKINSSKNDKDFFKNPKVSFQPIMCQHCEYAPCETVCPVGATSHGMQGQNMMIYNRCVGTRYCANNCPYKVRRFNWFNYVNNQKFNYNMNNSLGKMVLNPDVVVRTRGVMEKCSLCIQKTQYVIGVAKKENRKIKNEEFETACSISCPTNAIVFGDINEKNSKILKKIRDKRNYKLLDFLGIRPNVSYQLKVKNLK, from the coding sequence ATGATGGAATCAAATAATAAAAAAAAAAGTATGGGTTCTTCTCATTTTGAAAAAAATACTTTAGTTCAAGTATTTGTCAAAAAAAATAAAACGTCCAGACGAGATTTTCTTAAATGGATAGGATTTAGTACAGCTTCAGTAACTTTAGCAGCATGTAAAGGACCAGTTATAAAATCTATACCATACATTGTAAAACCAGATAGTATAACTCCTGGAATTCCAACTTATTATGCTTCTACGATGATGGATTCTTTTGATATTGGAAGTGTATTGGTAAAAACAAGAGAAGGACGTCCCATAAAAATAGAACCTAATTTAACTTCAAAATATTTCAATACAACATCAGTTAGAATACAATCTTCTTTATTATCTCTTTATGATGAAGAAAGGTTAAAAAATCCTTTTATTAATGGAAATAAATGTTCTTGGAAGGTAATCGATAATTATGTAATAACCCATTTAAAAAAAATATCCAAAATAAAAAAGGATATTGTGATTTTTTCCTCTTCTTATCCAAGTTATTCTACAAAAAAATTAATTCAGGATTTTACAAATACATATCCTACTACTAAATGGATTACTTATGATGCTATTTCTTATTCTGTAGCTTTAGATGCTTCAGAAAAAATATTTGGAATTCGGGGGTTCCCACTTTTTGATTTATCAAAAACGGAATTAATAGTATCTTTTGATGCAGATTTTTTGGGAGATTGGAGTCCAGAAAATCTGGCAAAATCTTATGTAAATAATAAAATTCCAAAAAAATCTATGTTGAAACATATTCAGATAGAAAGTAATATGACTTTATCTGGAGCAAATGCAGATATTCGGATTTCAAGAAAACCTTCCGAAATTAATAAAATATTATTTAAAATTTATCAAAAAATATTTTTGGAAAAAAAAATCAATGAAAATGAAGATGAGGAAATTAATAAAATAGCATATTTAATTTTAGAAAAAGGATCAAAAAGTGTGATTTTTGCAGATGGAAATCTAGAATCTTATATTCTATCTTTTTTAATAAATCAAAAAATTAAAAGTAACGCTTTACAAAAGAATAAATTTATTTTATCAAAAGAAAGTAATGATAAAAAATTACAAAAATTCATAATAGATTTAGAAAAAGAAAAAATTGGAGCTATTTTAATTCATAATACTAATCCAATTTATAGTCTTCCATTTTCTAGTAAAATAAAAAAATTTTTTAAAAAAATTCCAATTACTATTTCTTTTTCTATGAAAAGAGATGAAACTAATGAAACTATGAATGTATTAGCTCCTATTCCTCATTGGCTTGAAAGTTGGGGTGATACTCATCCTTTAACTGGTTTTTATACTCTGATTCAGCCTACTATTCAATCTCTGTTTAATACAAGACAATTTCAAGAATCTTTGATAATTTGGGGTAAAATTCCAGAAAAAAATTATTACGAATATTTAAAAAAAATTTGGGAAAAAAAAATAATTCCACAATCTAATGTTTCTTCTTTTAATGAAGCTTTATTTCATGGAGTAGTTGAAAAAAAAGAAAATATAAAAACTAATAAACTTACATATGATTATCAAAAAAAAATCCACGAATATGGAGTAAAGTTAATCAATAATGAAAAAAAAGGGAAAAAAAATTTAGAACTTAGATTATACACAAAAATAAGCATAGGAGATGGGAATCAACATGATAATCCTTGGATACAAGAGTTTCCAGATCCTATTACAAGAACTACTTGGGAAAACTATCTAACTATATCCTCATATGATGCAAAAAAAATAGGACTAAAAAATTGGTATACTGGAAATGGATCTATGAATGGAAATTGTGTTAATTTAATCAAAAACCATAAAATTTTAATTAAAAATATTCCTGTATATATCCAACCGGGACAAGGTATAGGTTCAATAGGATTATCTTTTGGATACGGACAAAAAATAGGAAAACTATCTAAAATATGCCAAGGAAAAAATGCCTACAAAGTCTATGAAAATTTTAGTTTAATACAAAAAAATATACAGATAAAAAAAGTAAATAAAATACATAAATTTGCTTGTTTTCAAGTCCAAAACACAACAGTAGGAAGAAATTTAGTTAAAGAAACAGATTTAGAAACTTTTTTAAAAAAATCTAAAAAAATTTGGAATGAAGAAGAGAAAATCCTTACTCATAAAGGAATGTTACCTCCAGAAAAAATTTCTCTTTGGGAAGATAAAAATAATAAAAAAGAAAAAAATGGACATCATTTTAATTTATCGATAGATTTAAATGCTTGTATTGGTTGTGGAGCTTGTGTTATTGCATGTCATACTGAAAATAACGTTCCTGTTGTTGGAAAAGAAGAAATAAGAAAATCTAGAGATATGCATTGGTTAAGAATTGACAGATATTATTCAAAAAAAATAAATTCATCAAAAAATGATAAGGATTTTTTTAAAAATCCAAAAGTTTCTTTTCAACCTATAATGTGTCAGCATTGTGAATATGCACCTTGTGAAACAGTTTGTCCAGTTGGAGCTACCTCTCATGGAATGCAAGGTCAAAATATGATGATTTATAATCGTTGTGTAGGAACACGTTATTGTGCCAATAATTGTCCTTATAAAGTAAGACGATTTAATTGGTTTAATTATGTTAATAATCAAAAATTTAATTATAATATGAATAATAGTTTGGGAAAAATGGTTCTCAATCCAGATGTAGTTGTTCGAACTAGAGGAGTTATGGAAAAATGTTCTTTATGTATACAAAAAACCCAATATGTTATAGGAGTAGCAAAAAAAGAAAATAGAAAAATAAAAAATGAAGAATTTGAAACTGCTTGTAGTATTTCTTGTCCAACAAATGCCATTGTTTTTGGAGATATCAATGAAAAAAATAGTAAAATTTTAAAAAAAATCCGAGATAAAAGAAATTATAAACTTCTTGATTTTCTTGGTATACGACCAAATGTATCTTATCAATTAAAAGTTAAAAATTTGAAATAG